Sequence from the Symbiopectobacterium purcellii genome:
CTACCAGCAATACGCCAGACGTATCACGATCGAGCCGGTGCACCAATTCCAGAAAGCGCGCTTCAGGCCGCAGCGCGCGCAGCCCTTCGATGACACCGAAACTCAACCCGCTGCCGCCGTGCACCGCCGTGCCGGAGGGTTTATTGAGTACGATCAGACTGTCATCTTCATACAGAATGCAATCGGCTAATGCGGCCACCTTATCGAGACTGGCAGACACCGCCGGTTCATCGCGCTCGGCCACGCGTACGGGAGGAACGCGCACCACATCGCCATCCAGAAGCTTATATTCCGGCTTGGTGCGTTTTTTATTCACGCGCACCTCGCCTTTACGCAAGATGCGGTAAATCATGCTTTTCGGCACACCTTTAAGCCGCGCCAGCAAAAAGTTGTCGATACGCTGCCCTGCTTCATCGGCAGAAACTGCGATAAATTGTACTGATGGATTCTCTGTTTTCATGATGCGCGATTCTAAATAGCCCGTGCGGATAGCGCCACTCCTTTTTATGTGCTTAACTGTCTGTCAGGTACTTAATGGGCGGTTACCGAGATAGTGGACCCTCAGATTGCCATCGAAGGTGCGGACTTCAGTCATACGGCTCGCACATTTGGTAAAAATCAGGACAACAATCTTGTTGCACATCCGTAAAGTCACCTTGCTATAACAGTACCAGCAATGGAATAATGCTGTGGTTTTACCCGCCTATCTTCCTGAAACAGTGGAAAAGGCAAAATAGGTAAATTTGCCTGATAACGCATAAACGCAGCAATGGCGTAAGACGTAATGTGTAATCAAGCAGTTAGCGGGCTGCGGATGGCGGCTTGGCCGGTAAATGGAATCAGATCTGGTGACCCTTCTTCAGAAGCTGTTCCCTCAATAAATGTGCTGTTTTCCACCAGGAAATACAGGCTACCGAAATATGCGCCTCTATGCAGGCGACAACCGGGAGGTTGACGTCCCTGCGATAAGCCACGAGGCCATCGGTGAACCCGGTCATTCAGCATCTTTGTCCGTAGCTCTATCAATGATGCAAGTAAAAATAACGAGTAAGTTAAGATGAAAAGAATGTTAATTAACGCGACTCAGCAAGAAGAGTTGCGTGTTGCTTTGGTTGATGGCCAACGGCTCTACGATCTGGATATTGAAAGCCCAGGCCATGAGCAGAAAAAAGCCAATATCTATAAAGGAAAAATCACCCGCATCGAACCCAGTCTTGAAGCTGCTTTTGTCGATTACGGCGCTGAAAGACACGGTTTCCTTCCGTTAAAAGAGATTGCTCGCGAATACTTCCCCAGTAACTATGCCTCCCACGGTCGTCCCAACATCAAAGACGTGTTGCGCGAAGGGCAGGAAGTAATTGTTCAGGTGGACAAAGAAGAGCGTGGCAACAAAGGCGCAGCGCTGACCACGTTTATCAGCCTGGCAGGCAGCTATCTGGTGTTGATGCCGAACAACCCGCGCGCGGGTGGCATTTCTCGTCGCATTGAAGGCGACGATCGCACTGAACTGAAAGAAGCACTGAGCTCGCTCGAACTGCCTGATGGCATGGGGCTTATCGTGCGTACCGCTGGTGTTGGCAAATCTGCCGATGCGCTCCAGTGGGATCTGGCATTCCGTCTGAAACACTGGGACGCCATCCAAAAAGCGGCGGAAGGTCGCCCTGCCCCTTTCCTGATTCATCAGGAAAGCAATGTTATCGTTCGTGCATTCCGCGACTACCTGCGCCCGGATATCGGTGAAATTCTTATCGATAACCCGAAAATCCTCGACCTTGCCAAAGAGCATATTTCTGCCCTGGGTCGTCCGGATTTCAGCAGCAAAATCAAATTGTACAGCGGTGAAATCCCGTTGTTCAGCCACTACCAGATCGAATCGCAGATTGAATCGGCCTTCCAGCGTGAAGTGCGTCTGCCTTCTGGCGGCTCGATCGTTATCGATACGACGGAAGCGTTGACAGCGATCGACATCAACTCCGCCCGCGCAACACGCGGCGGCGATATTGAAGAAACCGCCTTCAACACCAACCTCGAAGCGGCTGACGAAATCGCCCGCCAATTGCGTCTGCGCGACCTCGGTGGTTTGATTGTTATCGACTTTATCGACATGACGCCCGTTCGCCATCAACGCGAAGTGGAAAACCGCCTGCGCGATGCCGTTCGTCAGGATCGCGCCCGTATTCAGATTGGTCGCATCTCCCGCTTCGGCCTGCTGGAAATGTCCCGTCAGCGCTTGAGCCCGTCGCTCGGTGAATCCAGCCATCACGTCTGTCCGCGCTGTAGCGGAACGGGCACTATCCGTGATAACGAATCGCTGTCGCTCTCTATCCTGCGTCTGATTGAAGAAGAAGCGCTGAAAGAGAACACCCGTGAAGTTCACGCTATCGTGCCGGTGCCTATCGCGTCTTATCTGTTGAACGAAAAGCGCGAAGCCGTGAATGCCATTGAGAAGCGTCAGGGTGGTGTGCGCGCCGTTATCGTGCCGCACGATAGTATGCAAACGCCGCATTATCAAGTTCTGCGCGTGCGTAAAGGTGAAGAAAAGACCACGCTCAGCTATCTGCTGCCACAGCGTCTTGATGCTGAGGCACAACAGGTTCAGGAAGAGCAATCTCTGGAGCGTAAGGTTCCTGAGCAACCGGCCTTGGCCACGTTTACCATGCCTGATCTGCCTGAATCACCGGTCATTACTCCGAAGCCAGCGGCGAAAGCTGCACCGGAGCAAGCCGCTGCGCCTGCAACACCTGGGCTGTTTGGCCGTCTGTTCGGCGCGTTGAAAAACATGTTTGCCAGCGCGGAAAGCCAACCGGAAAGCACCAATACACAAGAAGCAGCGTCTACGGAGCAGCGCCAAGAGCGTCGTTCCGGTCGTCGTCAAGGCTCAAACAACCGTCGCGATCGTAATCAACGTGACGGCGCGCGTGACAGCCGTGATGGCAACAAGGAAAGCCGTGACGGCAACCGCGAATCACGCGATGAGAACCGTCGCAACAAACGCCAGAACGCTCCAGCGGTAACGGAAGCGGTCGCCCCCGTTGAAGAAGCGGTAGAAAAAGCGCCGCGTGACGATCAGCAACGCCGTGAACAACGTGCTGAGCGTCAACGTCGTCGTCAGGATGAGAAACGTCAGGCTCAGCAAGATGTTAAAGCCCTGAACCGTGATGAAGAAAGCGTACAGGAAGAGAGTGAACAGGAGAAACCGACGCCGGTAATGCCGCGCCGTCAGCGCCGCCAGTTAACACAGAAAGTGCGTATCATTGACGGTGACACAGCTCAGGCGGATAGCCAGGTTGAAGCCTCTGCATCCCCGACACCGGTGGCAGAACACGCGCTGCCGTTGTTGACCGATGCCGTGACAAACGCGCCTGCGGAGACCGAAGCCAACGCTGAGCAGGCCGAGGCGGGTCGTAATGATGCCAACATGCCACGCCGTTCACGCCGTTCACCGCGTCATTTACGCGTGAGTGGTCAACGTCGTCGTCGCTATCGTGATGAGCGCTATCCGACACAATCTCCGATGCCGTTGGCACAGGCTTCTGCCTCGCCGGAAATGGCGTCCGGTAAAGTGTGGGTCCGCTATCCGGTGGCTGCATTGGCACAAAACGACGAACAAACCACTGAGCTGGTACCCGCTATCGAAGCACCGGTTGCGGCACTGCCGGTCATTGCTGCCCTTGACGCTGAAGTGCAACCTGTTGCTACGCCTGCGACTGACATCGTCACCGCACCGCTTGTCGCCGACACGGCGAGTACCGAGCCGGTTACCCCTGAAGATGTCGCACAAGACGCGGTCGAAGCACCTGTTACCGTTGAACAGGCCGTAGTCCCTGAGGCAGTGTTAGCAACAGCACCCGTTGAGGTTGCTGATGCAGAGGTGACTGAGCCTGTCGCTGTCGTGGAAACGGCCTTGGAGCAAAGTCCCGTTGTCGAGGAACAGCCGGTGGTAACACCAACGGCACCCGAAGCGAGCGCTGAGCAGGCGGCTGTCGAAGCCGTCGAAGAACACGCCGCGGTAGCGGAAGTCGCGCAGGCAACGGAAGACACAGCGCCAGCGGTTGCTGACGTTGAACCTGTTGATGTTGAAACGACAGAAGCCGCCGACGTGATTGAGGCCGTTGCACCGGTCGCCGCTGTTGAAGCTGTACCTGTGGTAGCCGAGTCTTCGGTTCCGCCCACGACTCGTTCGGTACAGCCGTTACGCAGCGCGGCTAAACAGCAGCACGCTGCTTCCGCCCCGATGACCAAAGCGCCAGCGCCTGCCTATGAGGCGGAAGCACCGCGCCACAGCAATTGGGTACGCCCCACCACCGAGTTCGCCGGTAAAGGCAGCGCGGGTGGGCACTCTGCCGTCAACCATGCGACCGCAGCAGCAGCAAAACCCGCTGCGTTTGAGTAAATACGCCGTCCAGGCACAAAAAACCCCTCTTTAGAGGGTTTTTTTTATGGCCGCAGTAAAATACCGCAACTCAAATCAGCGCGCGCAGCGGGGTGATCACCATACCCAGCGTTTTGCCTTCCAACTCGGCCACCAATTGCTGAAAGTGCGGGGTTGCTTCGTGTTCCGTCAAGACCTCACGACTTGCCCAACGCTCAAAAAAGACGAACGTACCCGGCGTTTCCAGAGATTCGTGCAGATCGTATTGCAGGTTTCCCGCTTCGGCCCGACTGGGTGCCACCACCTTTTTCACCGCTTGTGCTACAGCATCGACGTGCTCTGGTTTGGCCTGAATACTGGCGACAATACGCAATTCCATATGTTGCTCCTGTTAGGTATCCCAGTGGGCCTTAAAGGGCCTGACTGAGAAATTAGCGATGGGACTTACCATACGCTACTCTTTCCCTGCCGTGTACCCTGTACCGCAGTCGTTAGCACAGAACGCCACTCGCTTCGAATAAAGAGTCGTCAGCAACAAACGGGTGCATTACCAGCCCTTTACGCTTATGCTTGTGTCCCGCCGTATCTGCTCGTGACATTTAGCATTTAGCCCGTTGGAGCGCTTTTCATGACAACACTGTCTACCGTATTAAAAATTCGCCGTCCTGATGACTGGCATCTTCACCTGCGCGACGATGACGTACTCGCAACCGTGTTGCCGTTTACCAGTCGCCATTTTGGCCGCGCGATCGTAATGCCCAACCTGACACCGCCTATCACCAGCATTGCCAGTGCGCTAGCCTATCGCGAACGCATTCTTGCCGCGATCCCGGCGGGGGACGATTTTCAACCGTTGATGACATGCTATCTGACAGACTCGCTGGACGCGAAAGAGGTTGTTACAGGCTTCCAGCAAGGGGTATTTACCGCCGCCAAGCTCTATCCGGCGAACGCGACGACCAATTCCAGTTTTGGTGTTACCGATGTCGCCAATATCTTCCCTCTTCTTGAGCAGATGGCAGACATCGGCATGCCGCTGCTGATTCACGGCGAAGTGACCGATCCGGCGATCGATATTTTCGACCGTGAAGCCCGTTTTATCGAATCCGTCATGGAGCCGCTGCGCAAACGCTTCCCTACGCTGAAAATCGTGTTTGAACA
This genomic interval carries:
- the pyrC gene encoding dihydroorotase, coding for MTTLSTVLKIRRPDDWHLHLRDDDVLATVLPFTSRHFGRAIVMPNLTPPITSIASALAYRERILAAIPAGDDFQPLMTCYLTDSLDAKEVVTGFQQGVFTAAKLYPANATTNSSFGVTDVANIFPLLEQMADIGMPLLIHGEVTDPAIDIFDREARFIESVMEPLRKRFPTLKIVFEHITTREAAQYVLDGDRYLGATVTPQHLMFNRNHMLVGGVRPHLYCLPILKRNIHQQALRDAVASSSDRFFLGTDSAPHARHKKEASCGCAGVFNAQAALCAYATVFEEIGALDKLEAFCSLNGPAFYGLPVNESWIELHKAPTTFPESIALGDDALVPFLAGQTLNWQVR
- a CDS encoding putative quinol monooxygenase is translated as MELRIVASIQAKPEHVDAVAQAVKKVVAPSRAEAGNLQYDLHESLETPGTFVFFERWASREVLTEHEATPHFQQLVAELEGKTLGMVITPLRALI
- the rne gene encoding ribonuclease E gives rise to the protein MKRMLINATQQEELRVALVDGQRLYDLDIESPGHEQKKANIYKGKITRIEPSLEAAFVDYGAERHGFLPLKEIAREYFPSNYASHGRPNIKDVLREGQEVIVQVDKEERGNKGAALTTFISLAGSYLVLMPNNPRAGGISRRIEGDDRTELKEALSSLELPDGMGLIVRTAGVGKSADALQWDLAFRLKHWDAIQKAAEGRPAPFLIHQESNVIVRAFRDYLRPDIGEILIDNPKILDLAKEHISALGRPDFSSKIKLYSGEIPLFSHYQIESQIESAFQREVRLPSGGSIVIDTTEALTAIDINSARATRGGDIEETAFNTNLEAADEIARQLRLRDLGGLIVIDFIDMTPVRHQREVENRLRDAVRQDRARIQIGRISRFGLLEMSRQRLSPSLGESSHHVCPRCSGTGTIRDNESLSLSILRLIEEEALKENTREVHAIVPVPIASYLLNEKREAVNAIEKRQGGVRAVIVPHDSMQTPHYQVLRVRKGEEKTTLSYLLPQRLDAEAQQVQEEQSLERKVPEQPALATFTMPDLPESPVITPKPAAKAAPEQAAAPATPGLFGRLFGALKNMFASAESQPESTNTQEAASTEQRQERRSGRRQGSNNRRDRNQRDGARDSRDGNKESRDGNRESRDENRRNKRQNAPAVTEAVAPVEEAVEKAPRDDQQRREQRAERQRRRQDEKRQAQQDVKALNRDEESVQEESEQEKPTPVMPRRQRRQLTQKVRIIDGDTAQADSQVEASASPTPVAEHALPLLTDAVTNAPAETEANAEQAEAGRNDANMPRRSRRSPRHLRVSGQRRRRYRDERYPTQSPMPLAQASASPEMASGKVWVRYPVAALAQNDEQTTELVPAIEAPVAALPVIAALDAEVQPVATPATDIVTAPLVADTASTEPVTPEDVAQDAVEAPVTVEQAVVPEAVLATAPVEVADAEVTEPVAVVETALEQSPVVEEQPVVTPTAPEASAEQAAVEAVEEHAAVAEVAQATEDTAPAVADVEPVDVETTEAADVIEAVAPVAAVEAVPVVAESSVPPTTRSVQPLRSAAKQQHAASAPMTKAPAPAYEAEAPRHSNWVRPTTEFAGKGSAGGHSAVNHATAAAAKPAAFE